One window of the Archangium primigenium genome contains the following:
- a CDS encoding endonuclease III domain-containing protein: protein MSSLPLLPDLLSELAAKALRIHERLCTEYGCPIAFFHSHDALSELVSSLLSHRTRNASSGAAFRQLRTRFPTWEAVRDAPCAEVQDCISAVTWPEQKAPRIQQVLQRITVLRDGALSLDFLKTLPVREARDWLESLPGVGPKTSAATLLFSDLRMPALPVDSHHHRVAARLGLISENVPVGPAHALLEAQLPKDWDAQRVYDNHEVLMLHGQRCCFFRSPACTRCVVLDLCPTGQARLASARSPQASEPEPP from the coding sequence ATGTCATCTCTTCCGTTGCTTCCCGACCTGCTGTCCGAACTCGCCGCCAAGGCGCTGCGCATCCACGAGCGCCTGTGCACTGAGTACGGCTGTCCCATCGCGTTCTTCCACTCGCACGACGCGCTCAGCGAATTGGTGTCCTCGCTGTTGAGCCACCGCACACGCAACGCGTCCAGCGGGGCGGCCTTCCGTCAGCTCCGGACGCGCTTTCCCACGTGGGAGGCCGTGCGGGACGCGCCGTGCGCCGAGGTCCAGGACTGCATCTCCGCGGTCACCTGGCCCGAGCAGAAGGCGCCGCGCATCCAGCAGGTGCTCCAGCGGATCACCGTGCTGCGTGACGGGGCGCTGTCCCTGGACTTCCTCAAGACGCTGCCCGTGCGCGAGGCCCGCGACTGGCTGGAGTCCCTACCCGGCGTGGGTCCGAAGACGAGCGCCGCGACGCTGCTCTTCAGCGACCTGCGCATGCCGGCGCTGCCCGTGGACAGCCACCACCACCGGGTCGCCGCGCGGCTGGGCCTCATCTCCGAGAACGTGCCCGTGGGCCCCGCCCATGCGTTGCTGGAGGCGCAGCTGCCCAAGGACTGGGATGCGCAGCGCGTCTACGACAACCACGAGGTGCTGATGCTGCACGGCCAGCGCTGCTGCTTCTTCCGCTCGCCGGCGTGCACGCGCTGCGTCGTGCTGGACCTGTGCCCCACGGGGCAGGCGCGGCTTGCCTCGGCTCGGAGTCCGCAGGCGAGCGAGCCCGAGCCGCCGTGA
- a CDS encoding HNH endonuclease: MAKAIFTTSESSAYDDQPEVRYHFPRTYLRQAQAAVGDWVLYYEPRRIKGPTSSSGRQAYFAIAQVRDVVPDDAKPGHFYAHVTGFLEFDRPVRFSEGAHYYESGLRKADGSTNKGAFGRSVRELSDAEFDAIVRAGFTRELEPWENTAVGVAEPPIVYTTRPLVTITRPFRDDAFRRHVREAYDNTCAVTGLRLINGGGRPEVQAAHIQPVAREGPDSVRNGLALTGTVHWLFDRGLISVDEEHRLLVARSGLPEAMSGLVQSQRPLRRPSRQEWWPHPSYLRYHREHVFKGTG, from the coding sequence ATGGCGAAGGCGATCTTCACGACCTCGGAAAGCTCCGCGTACGACGACCAGCCCGAGGTGCGCTACCACTTCCCACGGACGTACCTGCGTCAGGCGCAAGCCGCCGTGGGGGACTGGGTTCTCTACTATGAACCTCGGCGCATCAAAGGGCCCACCAGTTCCTCGGGGCGTCAGGCTTACTTCGCCATCGCGCAGGTGCGGGACGTGGTGCCAGATGACGCGAAGCCTGGGCATTTCTATGCCCATGTCACGGGCTTCCTCGAGTTCGATCGCCCAGTGCGCTTCAGTGAGGGGGCGCACTATTACGAATCGGGATTGAGGAAGGCGGATGGCAGTACGAACAAGGGAGCTTTTGGCCGTTCCGTCCGTGAGCTGAGCGACGCCGAATTCGATGCCATTGTCCGGGCGGGATTCACGCGGGAACTCGAGCCCTGGGAGAACACCGCGGTGGGCGTCGCGGAGCCGCCCATCGTCTACACGACGCGGCCGCTCGTCACCATCACGCGGCCCTTCCGGGACGACGCCTTCCGTCGGCACGTGCGCGAGGCCTATGACAATACCTGCGCGGTCACGGGATTGCGGCTCATCAACGGAGGGGGCCGTCCCGAGGTCCAGGCCGCGCACATCCAACCCGTGGCGCGGGAGGGACCGGACTCCGTGCGCAACGGCCTCGCGCTCACGGGCACGGTGCATTGGCTCTTCGATCGAGGCCTCATCTCGGTGGATGAGGAGCACCGCCTGCTGGTGGCGCGCAGCGGGCTGCCTGAGGCGATGAGCGGGCTGGTCCAATCCCAGCGTCCTCTGCGGCGGCCCTCGCGTCAGGAGTGGTGGCCTCACCCCAGCTACCTGCGCTACCACCGCGAGCATGTCTTCAAGGGGACGGGCTGA
- a CDS encoding M3 family metallopeptidase, which produces MRPLFLTGASLAVLACAACATTAQELRDPPHPAPHMTATSTPSPSPLLAPWTGPHGGVPPFDRIRADEFPAALEASIEAYRRDLAAIADNPEPPTFENTLAAFEDAGRAYDNVGTLYGIWASSLNGPEFQPIERALAPRFAAVSDEIYQNEKLFRRIEAVYQSPDQAKRTPEQQRLAWHHYTRFVRSGARLDAGAKKRLVDINQRLASLFTQFGQNVLADEEGQVVWLTTEAELDGLPESVRAGAAAAAEARGQAGKWAVTNTRSSMEPFLTYSKRRELREKVWRNYVNRGDNGGAHDNNAIITEILQLRAERAKLLGYATHAHWRLENSMAGTPERALTLMEAVWTPAVARVREEVADMQAIANKESAKGAKLTIEPWDYRYYAEKVRKAKYDLDENEVKPYLQLEKLREGMFWVAGELFGFTFTPVTDVAVFHPDVRVWQVKDKASGAHVGLWYFDPYARPGKRSGAWMNAYRAQENFRGEVPTIVSNNSNFVKGKPGEPVLISWSDAQTLFHEFGHALHGLSSRVHYPGLSGTAVVRDYVEFPSQLLEHWLSTPEVLNTYALHAQTGKPIPAALIQKLEKAATFNQGFGTVEYLSSALIDMKLHLAGAQKIDPDAFERDTLKALGMPKEIVMRHRTPQFGHVFAGDGYSAGYYSYLWADTLTADAYEAFTEAKGPYDTSVAGRLKTHVFQVGNTVDPAEGYRAFRGKDAGIDALMRKRGFPVPGTKKN; this is translated from the coding sequence ATGCGACCGCTGTTCCTCACTGGCGCGAGCCTCGCCGTGCTCGCTTGCGCCGCCTGCGCGACGACCGCCCAGGAGCTCCGAGACCCTCCTCACCCCGCTCCGCACATGACCGCGACCTCGACGCCGTCCCCCTCCCCCCTGCTGGCCCCCTGGACCGGTCCCCACGGAGGGGTGCCGCCCTTCGATCGCATCCGGGCCGACGAGTTCCCCGCCGCGCTGGAGGCGTCCATCGAGGCGTACCGGCGCGACCTGGCGGCGATCGCCGACAACCCGGAGCCGCCCACCTTCGAGAACACGCTCGCGGCGTTCGAGGACGCGGGGCGCGCCTACGACAACGTGGGCACGCTCTACGGCATCTGGGCGAGCTCGCTCAACGGGCCCGAGTTCCAGCCCATCGAGCGCGCCCTGGCGCCGCGCTTCGCCGCCGTGTCGGATGAGATCTACCAGAACGAGAAGCTCTTCCGGCGCATCGAGGCCGTCTACCAGTCGCCGGACCAGGCGAAGCGGACGCCCGAGCAGCAGCGGCTCGCCTGGCACCACTACACGCGCTTCGTGCGCTCGGGGGCCCGGCTGGACGCGGGGGCCAAGAAGCGCCTGGTGGACATCAACCAGCGCCTGGCCTCGCTCTTCACGCAGTTCGGCCAGAACGTGCTCGCCGACGAGGAGGGACAGGTGGTGTGGCTCACCACGGAGGCGGAGCTGGACGGGCTGCCCGAGTCGGTGCGCGCGGGCGCCGCGGCGGCGGCCGAGGCCCGGGGCCAGGCCGGCAAGTGGGCCGTCACCAACACGCGCTCGTCCATGGAGCCCTTCCTCACCTACTCCAAGCGGCGCGAGCTGCGCGAGAAGGTGTGGCGCAACTACGTGAACCGCGGCGACAACGGCGGGGCGCACGACAACAACGCCATCATCACGGAGATCCTCCAGCTGCGCGCCGAGCGGGCGAAGCTCCTGGGCTACGCGACGCACGCCCACTGGCGGCTGGAGAACAGCATGGCGGGCACGCCCGAGCGCGCCCTGACCCTGATGGAGGCGGTGTGGACGCCCGCGGTGGCGCGCGTGCGCGAGGAGGTGGCCGACATGCAGGCCATCGCCAACAAGGAGAGCGCGAAGGGCGCGAAGCTCACCATCGAGCCGTGGGACTACCGCTACTACGCGGAGAAGGTGCGCAAGGCGAAGTACGACCTGGACGAGAACGAGGTGAAGCCCTACCTGCAGCTGGAGAAGCTGCGCGAGGGCATGTTCTGGGTGGCCGGGGAGCTGTTCGGCTTCACCTTCACGCCGGTGACGGACGTGGCGGTGTTCCACCCGGACGTGCGGGTGTGGCAGGTGAAGGACAAGGCGAGCGGCGCGCACGTGGGCCTGTGGTACTTCGATCCGTACGCCCGCCCGGGCAAGCGCTCGGGGGCGTGGATGAACGCGTACCGGGCCCAGGAGAACTTCCGGGGCGAGGTGCCGACGATCGTCTCCAACAACTCCAACTTCGTGAAGGGCAAGCCCGGCGAGCCCGTGCTCATCAGCTGGAGCGACGCGCAGACGCTGTTCCACGAGTTCGGCCACGCCCTGCACGGGCTGAGCTCGCGGGTGCACTACCCCGGGCTGTCCGGTACGGCGGTGGTGCGTGACTACGTGGAGTTCCCCTCGCAGCTGCTCGAGCACTGGCTGAGCACGCCCGAGGTGCTCAACACCTACGCCCTGCACGCCCAGACGGGCAAGCCCATCCCCGCCGCGCTCATCCAGAAGCTGGAGAAGGCGGCGACGTTCAACCAGGGCTTCGGCACGGTGGAGTACCTGTCCAGCGCGCTCATCGACATGAAGCTGCACCTGGCGGGAGCGCAGAAGATCGATCCGGACGCGTTCGAGCGCGACACGTTGAAGGCGCTCGGCATGCCCAAGGAGATCGTCATGCGGCACCGCACGCCGCAGTTCGGGCACGTGTTCGCGGGCGACGGGTACTCGGCGGGCTACTACAGCTACCTGTGGGCGGACACGCTCACGGCGGACGCCTACGAGGCCTTCACCGAGGCCAAGGGCCCGTATGACACGAGCGTGGCCGGGCGGCTCAAGACGCACGTCTTCCAGGTGGGCAACACGGTGGACCCCGCCGAGGGCTACCGCGCCTTCCGGGGCAAGGACGCGGGCATCGACGCGCTGATGCGCAAGCGCGGCTTCCCCGTGCCGGGCACGAAGAAGAACTGA
- a CDS encoding ARPP-2 domain-containing protein, protein MKPSDAHVLRLLPTGLRLAPSQVWGTLRLVPILRDTVREDLRFHRRAYDDALSVVRVDGRPASGRGPHYISYVPHGLVMDWDDRGAAVTLGTQLDAPEGSVLARRGPFTVRLLHRMARREDKNRLRLLPLHLAMEGFLSLHFGGPDIAWREYSQDALRHGLAPRIEGSVPGGALPAFAEALRIFELHARQVGVLIFQADLLLSVTLVSHPDDYRRLHRALVEDFYGELMLQYGYLGQVPPLGLDVDEQEIGSVPELRAAITRMREHWADFQGFMAGGLWGAEVHARTVYQAGPFQLRRFITSLRPSEENHLGECIQRDDGTLEYLKTYRLSSAQTKRAYLLQQLSAGDWELERTAARLKTTREELALRLENAGFGHLLRPHVLDAARRQRKSSR, encoded by the coding sequence GTGAAGCCGTCCGACGCGCATGTGCTGCGGCTCCTGCCCACGGGCCTGCGGCTCGCGCCCTCGCAGGTCTGGGGCACCCTGCGGCTGGTCCCCATCCTGCGCGACACCGTGCGCGAGGACCTGCGCTTCCACCGACGCGCCTACGACGACGCCCTGTCCGTGGTGCGCGTGGACGGCCGGCCCGCGTCCGGGCGGGGCCCGCACTACATCTCCTACGTGCCCCATGGCCTGGTGATGGACTGGGACGATCGGGGCGCGGCGGTGACGCTCGGCACGCAACTGGACGCGCCCGAGGGCTCGGTGCTCGCCCGCCGGGGGCCGTTCACCGTGCGGCTGCTGCACCGCATGGCGCGCCGGGAGGACAAGAACCGCCTGCGCCTCCTGCCCCTGCACCTGGCCATGGAGGGCTTCCTGTCCCTGCACTTCGGGGGGCCGGACATCGCCTGGCGCGAGTACTCCCAGGACGCGCTGCGCCACGGCCTCGCGCCGCGCATCGAGGGCTCGGTCCCGGGCGGCGCCCTGCCCGCCTTCGCCGAGGCCCTGCGCATCTTCGAGCTGCACGCGCGGCAGGTGGGCGTGCTCATCTTCCAGGCGGACCTGCTGTTGTCCGTCACGCTCGTGTCCCACCCGGACGACTACCGGCGGCTGCACCGCGCCCTGGTGGAGGACTTCTACGGGGAGCTGATGCTCCAGTACGGCTACCTCGGCCAGGTGCCCCCGCTGGGCCTGGACGTGGACGAGCAAGAGATTGGCTCGGTGCCGGAGCTGCGGGCCGCCATCACCCGCATGCGCGAGCACTGGGCCGACTTCCAGGGCTTCATGGCGGGCGGGCTCTGGGGCGCGGAGGTCCACGCGCGCACCGTCTACCAGGCCGGGCCCTTCCAATTGCGGCGCTTCATCACCTCGCTGCGGCCCTCCGAGGAGAACCACCTGGGCGAGTGCATCCAGCGCGACGACGGCACGCTCGAGTACCTCAAGACGTACCGGCTGTCCTCGGCGCAGACGAAGCGGGCGTACCTGCTGCAACAGCTCTCAGCGGGTGACTGGGAGCTGGAGCGCACGGCGGCCCGGCTGAAGACGACACGCGAGGAGTTGGCGCTGCGGCTGGAGAACGCGGGCTTTGGCCACCTGCTCCGGCCGCACGTGCTCGACGCGGCGAGGCGTCAGCGCAAGTCCTCGCGCTGA
- a CDS encoding Tox-REase-5 domain-containing protein: MQEAGGLEAEARHLAGATLSPAQAKGVLAQLVRTPVTRKSFAPRRVLSWLLSEVGAGGERVEYSDLVWRAERFGPLVVVRPDGYLVTALTGTPVQRLGSLRLVEREWRVGQLVVGEFYFSRGGVFFPVTRALRRGDGPPLGELGLGRDWLTAALDGAGEALGEMTVALGQSVLHPIRTLEDLAQLPTALAVLIASSPEYFARYGGMSREDQIREAARLSTHVVLLFGGAEATMGRLGGWGAGVTLTARGELVWAEGLAVQGATGAVGLPSVLHMAGRGRGHADGSGSPGDGTPGESAPAKVPGKWTYKKPTTRSRDSLEYQEQVTGRPAWWVYMVGEVEFDGLLGAELLEAKGPGYCAFFNADGTPKYWYTNSGKFKEMMDQARAQSETARRIGLPLTWYVADAKVAEFLRLEFKRRGLSNTTVRHAPPTR, from the coding sequence GTGCAGGAGGCGGGTGGACTCGAGGCGGAAGCCCGGCACCTGGCGGGCGCGACCCTGTCGCCCGCACAGGCGAAAGGCGTGCTGGCGCAACTGGTCCGAACCCCCGTGACGCGGAAGAGCTTCGCTCCGCGCCGGGTGTTGTCCTGGCTGTTGAGCGAGGTGGGGGCCGGCGGTGAGCGCGTGGAGTACAGCGACCTGGTCTGGCGCGCCGAGCGCTTCGGGCCGCTGGTGGTGGTTCGGCCCGATGGCTACCTGGTGACGGCACTCACGGGCACGCCTGTACAGCGTTTGGGCTCCTTGCGCCTGGTGGAGCGCGAGTGGCGCGTGGGCCAGCTGGTGGTGGGCGAGTTCTACTTCTCGCGCGGTGGTGTCTTCTTCCCGGTGACCCGCGCCCTGCGCCGCGGGGACGGGCCGCCGCTGGGCGAACTGGGCCTGGGCCGAGACTGGCTCACCGCCGCGCTCGATGGGGCGGGGGAGGCGCTGGGGGAGATGACGGTGGCCTTGGGCCAATCCGTGCTCCATCCCATCCGCACCCTGGAAGACCTGGCGCAGTTGCCCACCGCCTTGGCAGTACTCATCGCCTCCTCGCCCGAGTACTTCGCGCGCTACGGCGGCATGTCCCGGGAGGACCAGATTCGCGAGGCGGCGCGCCTGTCCACGCACGTGGTGCTGCTGTTCGGAGGGGCCGAGGCCACGATGGGCCGCCTGGGCGGATGGGGGGCCGGCGTGACGCTCACGGCCAGGGGCGAATTGGTTTGGGCGGAAGGCCTGGCGGTGCAAGGGGCGACCGGCGCCGTGGGCCTGCCCTCCGTGCTCCACATGGCGGGGCGTGGACGAGGACACGCGGACGGAAGCGGTAGTCCGGGGGATGGGACGCCGGGCGAGAGCGCTCCGGCGAAGGTGCCCGGCAAATGGACGTACAAGAAACCCACGACCCGCTCGAGGGACTCGCTGGAATACCAGGAGCAGGTGACGGGACGGCCCGCGTGGTGGGTCTACATGGTGGGGGAGGTGGAGTTCGATGGCCTCCTGGGCGCGGAGCTCTTGGAAGCCAAGGGCCCGGGCTACTGCGCCTTCTTCAACGCGGACGGGACGCCCAAGTACTGGTACACGAACTCCGGCAAGTTCAAGGAGATGATGGACCAGGCACGCGCTCAGTCCGAGACCGCGAGACGCATCGGCCTTCCGCTGACGTGGTATGTCGCGGATGCCAAGGTCGCGGAGTTTCTCCGCCTGGAATTCAAGAGGCGTGGATTGTCCAACACCACCGTTCGTCATGCTCCGCCCACCCGATAA
- a CDS encoding Imm52 family immunity protein, producing the protein MLEDYYLGAYWGPREESALDCARRAEAFLQTLARCDPFLSRWYFGGRGVPRGLPGHPVDLDVKALEELFLKSRIRGDASHAVIERLGFGQILWNAKKDASFLHLTCGGYSPWGSPNSCLLKPTRASPFRERLLTAPVPADILTTMVTAWDPDFAMASSSELVEQLEKSDFEVRVGWLTYLSRRLGRLPPLPAPVRIEPVGESGWLLVLSPEPLTASNPEHVALCARVRELLDRAGLIRRPTPAPANG; encoded by the coding sequence ATGCTCGAGGATTATTACCTGGGGGCCTACTGGGGTCCTCGCGAGGAGAGCGCGCTGGACTGTGCGCGCCGCGCGGAAGCCTTCCTTCAAACGCTGGCGCGATGTGACCCGTTCTTGTCGCGGTGGTACTTCGGGGGACGCGGTGTTCCACGCGGTCTGCCAGGCCACCCCGTCGACCTGGATGTGAAGGCATTGGAGGAACTGTTTCTGAAGAGCAGGATCCGCGGCGATGCCAGCCATGCGGTCATTGAACGGCTGGGCTTTGGCCAGATTCTCTGGAATGCAAAGAAGGATGCCTCCTTCCTTCATCTGACGTGTGGAGGGTACTCCCCTTGGGGAAGCCCGAATTCCTGTCTGCTCAAGCCGACACGCGCGAGCCCCTTCCGCGAGCGGCTCCTGACGGCGCCCGTGCCCGCCGACATCCTCACCACCATGGTGACGGCGTGGGACCCAGACTTCGCCATGGCCAGCTCCTCGGAGCTGGTGGAGCAATTGGAGAAGTCAGACTTCGAGGTCCGGGTGGGCTGGCTGACCTACCTGTCTCGCCGACTGGGACGCCTGCCGCCCCTGCCCGCGCCCGTGCGCATCGAGCCGGTGGGTGAGTCGGGCTGGCTGCTCGTGCTCTCGCCCGAGCCCCTGACCGCCAGCAATCCCGAGCATGTCGCCTTGTGCGCGCGGGTGCGCGAACTCCTGGACCGAGCGGGCCTCATCCGTCGTCCAACCCCAGCGCCTGCTAACGGGTGA
- a CDS encoding Tox-REase-5 domain-containing protein, whose translation MTQKSFAPRRVLSWLLSEVGAGGERVEYVDLVWRAERFGPLVVVRPDGYLVTALTGTPVQRLGSLRLVEREWRVGQLVVGEFYFSRGGVFFPVTRALRRGDGPPLGELGLGRDWLTAALDGAGEALGEMTVALGQSVLHPIRTLDDLTQLPVAVALLLSSSPEYFARYGGMSREDQIREAARLSTHVLLLFGGAEATWGRLGGWGAGMTLTARGELILAEGVAMQGATGAVGLPSVLHMAVRGRGHVGGSGSPGEGTPGESAPAKVPGKWTYKKPTTRSKDSLDYQEQVTGRPAWWVYMVGEVEFDGLLGAELLEAKGPGYCAFFNADGTPKYWYKNSGKFDEMMEQARKQARMAEQLRLQLTWHVADAKVVEFLRREFKSEGWLHVTVRHTTPTR comes from the coding sequence GTGACGCAGAAGAGCTTCGCTCCACGCCGGGTGTTGTCGTGGCTGTTGAGCGAGGTGGGGGCCGGAGGCGAGCGTGTGGAGTACGTCGACCTGGTATGGCGCGCCGAGCGCTTCGGGCCGCTGGTGGTGGTTCGGCCCGATGGCTACCTGGTGACGGCACTCACGGGCACGCCTGTACAGCGTTTGGGCTCCTTGCGCCTGGTAGAGCGCGAGTGGCGCGTGGGCCAGCTGGTGGTGGGCGAGTTCTACTTCTCGCGCGGTGGTGTCTTCTTCCCGGTGACCCGCGCCCTGCGCCGCGGGGACGGGCCGCCGCTGGGCGAACTGGGCCTGGGCCGAGACTGGCTCACCGCCGCGCTCGATGGGGCGGGGGAGGCGCTGGGGGAGATGACGGTGGCCTTGGGCCAATCCGTGCTCCATCCCATCCGCACCCTGGACGACCTGACACAACTGCCCGTCGCCGTGGCACTGCTCCTTTCCTCCTCGCCCGAGTACTTCGCGCGCTATGGCGGCATGTCCCGGGAGGACCAGATTCGCGAAGCGGCGCGCCTGTCCACACACGTGCTGCTGTTGTTCGGAGGGGCCGAGGCCACGTGGGGCCGCCTGGGCGGATGGGGGGCCGGCATGACGCTCACGGCCAGGGGCGAGTTGATTTTGGCGGAGGGCGTGGCGATGCAAGGGGCGACTGGAGCCGTGGGCCTGCCCTCCGTGCTCCACATGGCGGTGCGTGGACGAGGACACGTGGGCGGAAGCGGAAGTCCGGGGGAGGGGACGCCGGGTGAGAGCGCTCCAGCGAAGGTGCCCGGCAAATGGACGTACAAGAAACCCACGACCCGCTCGAAGGACTCGCTGGACTACCAGGAGCAGGTGACGGGACGGCCCGCGTGGTGGGTCTACATGGTGGGGGAGGTGGAGTTCGATGGTCTCCTGGGCGCGGAGCTCTTGGAAGCCAAGGGCCCGGGCTACTGCGCCTTCTTCAACGCGGACGGGACGCCCAAGTACTGGTACAAGAATTCTGGCAAGTTCGACGAGATGATGGAGCAAGCTCGGAAACAAGCACGTATGGCCGAACAACTGAGACTACAGCTGACGTGGCACGTCGCCGATGCCAAGGTCGTGGAATTCCTTCGTCGAGAGTTCAAGAGCGAAGGATGGCTCCACGTCACCGTCCGCCATACAACCCCAACACGGTAG
- a CDS encoding Imm52 family immunity protein produces MQEHYYVGSYWGPRQETALECARRAELFFKRLARCDASFAQWYRAGRGFPRDLPGHLIPPEMDALARLFSEKSLRTDGDKTVMEDMGFRLMAWNAKQDATDISLTCGKSSPWGGPNSCLLKPTRASPLRERLLTAPVPADILTSMVTAWDPDFAMASSSEMVEQLETSDFEVRVGWLTYLSRRLGRLPPLPAPVRIEPVGESGWLLVLSSEPLTANNPEHVALCMRVRELLDRAGLIRRPAGP; encoded by the coding sequence ATGCAAGAGCATTACTACGTGGGCTCCTACTGGGGCCCGCGTCAGGAAACAGCGCTTGAATGTGCCCGGCGCGCGGAACTCTTCTTCAAGAGGCTCGCGCGGTGTGATGCCTCCTTCGCCCAGTGGTACCGCGCGGGGCGGGGGTTCCCTCGCGACTTGCCGGGCCATCTCATCCCTCCCGAAATGGATGCACTGGCGCGGCTCTTTTCGGAGAAAAGCCTTCGCACCGACGGTGACAAGACCGTGATGGAGGACATGGGCTTTCGTTTGATGGCGTGGAATGCGAAGCAGGACGCCACGGACATCAGTCTGACGTGTGGCAAGTCCTCTCCATGGGGCGGTCCCAACTCCTGTCTGCTCAAGCCGACACGGGCGAGTCCTCTCCGGGAGCGGCTCCTGACGGCGCCCGTGCCCGCCGACATCCTCACCAGCATGGTCACGGCGTGGGACCCGGACTTCGCCATGGCCAGCTCCTCGGAGATGGTGGAGCAGTTGGAGACGTCAGACTTCGAGGTTCGGGTCGGCTGGCTGACCTACCTGTCGCGCCGGCTGGGACGCCTGCCGCCCCTGCCCGCGCCCGTGCGCATCGAGCCGGTGGGCGAGTCGGGTTGGCTGCTCGTGCTCTCGTCCGAGCCCCTGACGGCCAACAATCCCGAGCATGTCGCCTTGTGCATGCGGGTGCGCGAACTCCTGGACCGCGCGGGCCTCATCCGTCGGCCCGCGGGTCCATGA
- a CDS encoding YihY/virulence factor BrkB family protein — protein MSIAQRGRNTVQLMKRAVSDWSDHNIPTFAAALSYYTIFSIAPVLVIAVSVAGMVFGEEAARGQMQAQLQDLVGQSGADIIGQMMISARKPSTGIFATALGLIALVFGATGVFVQLQDALNHIWGVQPDKERSGVTNFLRMRLLSFAMVLVIGFLLLVSLVVSAVLAALGAWFDHLLPGWTVAWQGVNLLVSFGVITVLFAMMYKILPDTHVTWKDVWLGAAVTSLLFGLGKFGIGLYLGRSAVASSYGAAGSLAVVLLWVYYSAQILFLGAEFTQVYARRHGSRSPEGQAQQVPPPRDPKKGLGIPPHRPVEAGR, from the coding sequence ATGTCGATCGCGCAGCGTGGCCGCAACACCGTCCAACTCATGAAGCGGGCGGTGTCGGACTGGAGTGACCACAACATCCCGACGTTCGCCGCGGCGCTGTCCTACTACACCATCTTCTCCATCGCCCCGGTGCTGGTCATCGCGGTGAGCGTGGCGGGCATGGTGTTCGGCGAGGAGGCGGCCCGGGGACAGATGCAGGCGCAGTTGCAGGACCTGGTGGGCCAGAGCGGCGCGGACATCATCGGGCAGATGATGATTAGCGCGCGCAAGCCCAGCACGGGCATCTTCGCGACGGCGCTGGGCCTCATCGCGCTGGTGTTCGGCGCCACGGGCGTGTTCGTGCAGTTGCAGGACGCGCTCAACCACATCTGGGGGGTGCAGCCCGACAAGGAGCGCAGCGGTGTCACCAACTTCCTGCGCATGCGCCTGCTGTCGTTCGCGATGGTGCTGGTGATTGGCTTCCTCCTGCTGGTGTCGCTGGTGGTGAGCGCCGTGCTGGCGGCGCTGGGCGCCTGGTTCGATCACCTGTTGCCGGGCTGGACGGTGGCGTGGCAGGGCGTGAACCTGCTCGTCTCGTTTGGCGTCATCACCGTGCTGTTCGCGATGATGTACAAAATCCTCCCCGACACGCACGTGACCTGGAAGGATGTGTGGCTGGGCGCGGCGGTGACGTCGCTCCTGTTCGGCCTGGGCAAGTTCGGCATCGGGCTGTACCTGGGCCGCAGCGCGGTGGCGTCCAGCTATGGCGCGGCGGGCTCGCTCGCGGTGGTGCTGCTCTGGGTGTACTACTCGGCGCAGATCCTCTTCCTGGGCGCGGAGTTCACCCAGGTGTACGCGCGGCGCCATGGCAGCCGCTCGCCCGAAGGACAAGCACAACAGGTGCCGCCGCCGCGGGACCCGAAGAAGGGTCTGGGCATTCCTCCGCACCGGCCGGTGGAGGCGGGCCGGTAG
- a CDS encoding MOSC domain-containing protein: MPTLSALAIYPLKSCAGLPLEHATVEPRGLAHDRRWMAVRPDGTFLTGREQPALLRLHAVPTPGGLRLSAPGLAPLEVPRPAEDTERQDVTVWGDTCSAARAGLEADRWLSDFLGEPLRLVHVDARMRRPVERPYADPGDEVGFADAYPLLLTTEASLAELNTRLDTPVGMAHFRPNLVVTGCEPFAEDRWKRVRIGGVEFALRKPCARCVLITVDPETARPHPHQEPLRTLATYRKRGNKVLFGQNVLPRGEGTLRVGDAVEVLEEG, translated from the coding sequence ATGCCCACCCTCTCCGCCCTCGCCATCTACCCCCTCAAGTCCTGCGCGGGCCTTCCGCTCGAGCACGCCACCGTGGAGCCGCGGGGGCTCGCGCATGACCGCCGCTGGATGGCGGTGCGCCCGGACGGCACCTTCCTGACGGGGCGCGAGCAGCCCGCGCTCTTGCGCCTCCACGCGGTGCCCACGCCCGGGGGCCTGCGCCTGTCCGCCCCGGGCCTGGCGCCGCTGGAGGTGCCCCGGCCCGCCGAGGACACCGAGCGCCAGGACGTCACCGTCTGGGGGGACACCTGCTCGGCGGCGCGCGCCGGGCTGGAGGCGGACCGGTGGCTGTCGGACTTCCTGGGCGAGCCGCTGCGGCTGGTGCACGTGGACGCGCGCATGCGGCGCCCGGTGGAGCGGCCCTACGCGGACCCCGGAGACGAGGTGGGCTTCGCCGACGCCTATCCCCTGCTGCTCACCACCGAGGCCTCGCTCGCCGAGCTCAACACGCGCCTGGACACGCCCGTGGGCATGGCGCACTTCCGGCCCAACCTGGTGGTGACGGGCTGCGAGCCCTTCGCCGAGGACCGCTGGAAGCGCGTGCGCATTGGCGGCGTGGAGTTCGCCCTGCGCAAGCCCTGCGCCCGCTGCGTGCTCATCACCGTGGACCCCGAGACGGCGCGGCCTCATCCCCACCAGGAGCCGCTGCGCACGCTCGCCACGTACCGCAAGCGGGGCAACAAGGTGCTCTTCGGGCAGAACGTCCTGCCCCGCGGCGAGGGCACCCTCCGGGTGGGCGACGCCGTCGAGGTGCTCGAGGAAGGCTGA